A genomic region of Elaeis guineensis isolate ETL-2024a chromosome 9, EG11, whole genome shotgun sequence contains the following coding sequences:
- the LOC105051841 gene encoding LOW QUALITY PROTEIN: myb-related protein 308 (The sequence of the model RefSeq protein was modified relative to this genomic sequence to represent the inferred CDS: deleted 2 bases in 1 codon): MGRSPCCEKAHTNKGAWTKEEDQRLIAYIKAHGEGCWRSLPKAAGLLRCGKSCRLRWINYLRPDLKRGNFTEEEDELIIKLHGLLGNKWSLIAGRLPGRTDNEIKNYWNTHIKRKLLSRGLDPQTHRPLNGCATFAGTQQQEAPATIAKPANSGDEGRSSGASVDEDRFPDLNLDLSISLPSHSPKRSPPSEPSATAAPAATTSANSYTQPICLCCHLGFQSTDACGCQTNPNSQSHVYRYIRALEEGQHIN, encoded by the exons ATGGGTAGGTCTCCATGTTGTGAGAAGGCTCACACAAACAAGGGAGCTTGGACCAAGGAAGAGGACCAAAGGCTCATAGCCTACATCAAAGCCCATGGAGAAGGCTGTTGGAGGTCCCTCCCCAAGGCAGCAG GTTTGCTTCGATGCGGCAAGAGCTGCCGACTCCGGTGGATCAACTACCTCCGGCCCGATCTCAAGCGCGGTAATTTCACCGAGGAGGAGGACGAGCTCATCATCAAGCTCCATGGCTTGCTTGGTAACAA ATGGTCTTTGATAGCCGGGAGGCTACCTGGGAGGACTGACAATGAGATCAAGAACTACTGGAACACCCACATCAAGAGGAAGCTCCTGAGCCGAGGCCTAGACCCCCAAACTCACCGGCCGCTCAACGGCTGCGCCACCTTCGCCGGCACCCAGCAACAAGAGGCCCCCGCCACCATC GCCAAGCCCGCAAACTCCGGTGACGAGGGCCGGAGCTCCGGCGCCAGCGTCGACGAGGACCGCTTCCCAGACCTCAATTTGGACCTCTCAATCAGCCTCCCTTCCCACTCTCCCAAAAGGTCCCCACCTTCAGAGCCCTCAGCAACAGCAGCACCTGCCGCCACAACGTCCGCAAATAGTTACACTCAACCCATTTGCTTATGTTGCCATCTCGGCTTTCAaagcactgatgcctgtggctgccaAACCAATCCAAACTCACAGTCACATGTCTATAGATACATCAGAGCATTAGAAGAAGGGCAGCACATAAATTAg